The proteins below are encoded in one region of Tepidisphaeraceae bacterium:
- a CDS encoding SIS domain-containing protein, whose amino-acid sequence MCTERAIPLIEGPYLRDLLLQPDSLRAAVAGVASATSAAAVMRDVHRGRFSRVVLTGMGSSFYALYPLHLALSDMGLHSVWVETSELLHGFIGTGSGGDDALLVAVSQSGESAEIVQLTSRARRFGHVIGISNDPSSTLGRAADTLLPLNAGPEATVSCKTYIATLAVLHWLARAMEHDDLTGTLADLETARIAVAGHLANWRDHVAQWRQLVDGVDAVFVTGRGVSLATAGTGGLILKESTGRPAEGMSCAAFRHGPLEMAGNQTLVLIFAGDPITAPLNAALYDDIIRGGGHAALIHSAAADNDNGQTSPFRIPAVASALRPLVEILPVQMLSLAIAARDGREAGRFTRASKITTVN is encoded by the coding sequence ATGTGTACCGAACGCGCCATTCCGCTCATCGAGGGACCCTACCTGCGGGACCTCCTGCTGCAGCCCGATAGCCTGCGCGCCGCGGTGGCCGGCGTGGCGAGCGCAACGAGCGCGGCGGCAGTGATGCGCGACGTACACAGGGGCCGGTTTAGCCGGGTCGTGCTCACCGGCATGGGCAGTTCGTTTTATGCGCTGTACCCGCTGCACCTGGCGCTCTCAGACATGGGCCTGCATTCGGTGTGGGTAGAGACGAGCGAGCTGCTACACGGCTTTATCGGCACCGGCAGTGGAGGCGACGACGCGCTGCTGGTGGCCGTCTCCCAGTCGGGCGAGAGTGCAGAGATTGTACAACTGACAAGCCGTGCCCGCCGATTCGGCCACGTGATTGGCATCTCGAATGATCCAAGCTCCACGCTTGGCCGCGCCGCCGACACGTTGTTGCCGCTGAACGCTGGGCCCGAGGCGACGGTGTCGTGCAAGACCTACATCGCAACGTTGGCCGTTCTTCATTGGCTGGCTCGGGCCATGGAGCATGATGATCTGACAGGCACATTGGCCGACCTGGAAACCGCTCGCATCGCAGTGGCCGGACACCTGGCCAACTGGCGCGACCACGTGGCGCAGTGGCGTCAGCTGGTGGACGGCGTAGACGCGGTCTTCGTCACCGGCCGTGGCGTGTCGCTGGCCACCGCAGGCACGGGTGGGCTGATCCTGAAGGAATCGACCGGCCGACCCGCCGAGGGCATGAGCTGCGCCGCGTTTCGCCATGGTCCACTGGAAATGGCGGGCAATCAGACTCTCGTTCTCATCTTCGCTGGCGATCCGATCACGGCACCGCTGAACGCAGCGCTGTACGACGACATCATTCGCGGCGGTGGGCACGCGGCACTCATCCATAGCGCTGCCGCCGACAACGACAACGGACAGACGTCACCGTTCCGCATTCCAGCCGTCGCGTCCGCATTGCGACCGTTGGTCGAGATCTTGCCCGTGCAGATGCTCTCGCTCGCGATCGCGGCACGCGATGGGCGCGAGGCAGGTCGTTTTACGCGCGCGTCGAAGATCACAACGGTGAACTAA
- a CDS encoding PEP-CTERM sorting domain-containing protein: MNDTLRHHNYRSLLFCCALIAVAGAPAAVNAAPALTMTVAGSGATSATITQGTASITLGLSVNTDGLPIGSLLYHIETAPAAAATYASTSPIIAPGTPFTAADLFLGLAPTPGALVQAGIAGSTQWVKSSVGDYAAFNGEIAWYTFDTSAMTSDTYVFTPVGLEFANDASASDPTELFAVPGSFTLTVTAVPEPATAATVVLTLGAMAMTRSRRRRATGVS; the protein is encoded by the coding sequence ATGAACGACACCCTTCGTCACCACAACTACCGTTCTCTGCTGTTCTGCTGTGCGCTGATCGCCGTGGCGGGCGCACCGGCGGCAGTGAACGCAGCGCCCGCGCTGACGATGACCGTCGCTGGCTCGGGGGCGACGAGCGCGACGATCACGCAGGGCACGGCGTCGATCACGCTCGGTCTGTCGGTGAACACGGACGGCTTACCAATCGGGTCGCTCCTGTACCACATCGAAACCGCACCCGCGGCCGCGGCTACCTATGCCTCCACGAGCCCGATCATCGCGCCCGGCACGCCCTTCACAGCCGCCGACCTTTTTCTCGGGCTAGCGCCCACGCCCGGCGCGTTGGTGCAGGCCGGCATCGCTGGTAGCACGCAGTGGGTCAAGTCCAGCGTCGGTGACTACGCAGCGTTCAACGGCGAGATCGCGTGGTACACCTTCGATACCTCGGCCATGACAAGCGACACTTACGTGTTCACTCCCGTTGGGCTTGAGTTTGCAAACGATGCGTCGGCGAGCGACCCGACCGAACTCTTCGCGGTGCCCGGCAGCTTCACGCTCACCGTGACGGCGGTGCCGGAACCGGCTACCGCCGCGACCGTCGTGCTGACGCTGGGTGCCATGGCCATGACGCGGTCACGGCGACGCCGGGCGACAGGTGTTTCGTAG
- a CDS encoding right-handed parallel beta-helix repeat-containing protein: MNKSPRPSRPLFETLENRCLLTSYFVDATAPAGGTGTAIAPFRTIGAAATVVAAGDVVNVLAGTYYEKVSVTRSGTAAAPIVFQAVGGDVTVTNNTVAQWNALIDIRANHIKFDGIDVRDSGWYGYKVEGASNANRATNVTITNAHTLRTNASGIFVARSAQVLLLKNKVQDACISTVAGQSVHECITIGETDGFEVAENEVWNSVGHNGPANGGEGIDAKGSSKNGLIRNNTVRNLSRIGIYLDAGSKQGTGTVDENPMSNIIVTRNVVRSCSDGIAICSELGGLAHGLTITNNLIHDNRTNGITVADWADDGPRANILIAHNTVTRNGFGNSQSTWGGGIDIATTNYTDIRIINNVASHNESWQIARTRSGTVPAGQIAASGNVSFGTALSYWNPITGTPGRNADPRYVNAAANDFRLQPTSPAIDFGTATEAPTTDFLKNTRVNAPDAGAFEYRPVTLSSVVSRKVHGSAGTFDLTLAMGGANRTVEPRLNGASQLVFTFSEPVKAVDGTLSGNEFSITNATFASASVSGNTLTLNLSSVVNQRYSAITFSGLTGLWGNLFSGAATLSVGNLLGDVNGNRSVTGSDQLLVKNGLLQPVTKANFLMDLNLSGSITGADQLLVKSRLLDQLL, translated from the coding sequence ATGAACAAGTCCCCACGCCCCTCACGCCCGCTGTTCGAAACGCTTGAGAACCGCTGTCTGCTCACGAGCTATTTCGTCGACGCCACGGCCCCGGCCGGTGGTACCGGCACCGCGATCGCACCCTTTCGCACCATCGGCGCCGCTGCGACGGTCGTGGCGGCGGGCGACGTGGTGAACGTGCTGGCTGGCACGTACTACGAAAAGGTGTCGGTCACCCGATCCGGCACCGCGGCGGCGCCGATCGTGTTCCAAGCCGTGGGGGGTGACGTAACGGTCACCAACAACACCGTCGCGCAGTGGAACGCCCTGATCGACATCCGCGCAAACCACATCAAGTTCGACGGCATCGACGTTCGCGACAGCGGCTGGTACGGCTACAAGGTCGAGGGCGCGTCGAACGCAAACCGCGCGACCAACGTCACCATCACCAACGCCCATACCCTCCGCACCAATGCCTCGGGCATCTTCGTTGCCCGCAGCGCCCAGGTGCTGCTGCTGAAAAACAAGGTGCAGGACGCCTGCATCTCGACCGTGGCGGGTCAGAGCGTTCACGAGTGCATCACGATCGGTGAGACCGACGGCTTCGAGGTCGCCGAGAACGAGGTGTGGAACAGCGTCGGTCATAACGGGCCGGCCAACGGTGGCGAGGGCATCGACGCCAAGGGCAGCAGCAAGAACGGCCTGATCCGCAACAACACGGTCCGCAACCTGTCGCGCATCGGCATCTACCTCGACGCCGGCAGCAAGCAGGGCACGGGGACCGTCGACGAGAACCCGATGTCCAACATCATCGTGACGCGCAACGTCGTGCGCAGCTGCAGCGACGGGATCGCCATCTGCAGCGAGTTGGGCGGGCTCGCCCACGGGCTGACGATCACCAACAACCTCATCCACGACAACAGGACGAACGGCATCACCGTGGCCGACTGGGCAGACGACGGCCCGCGGGCCAACATCCTGATCGCCCACAACACGGTGACGCGCAACGGGTTCGGCAACAGCCAATCGACCTGGGGCGGCGGCATCGACATCGCCACGACGAACTACACGGACATACGCATCATCAACAACGTCGCCAGCCACAACGAATCGTGGCAGATCGCGCGCACGCGCTCGGGCACCGTGCCGGCCGGGCAGATCGCCGCCAGTGGGAACGTGTCGTTCGGCACGGCGCTGAGCTACTGGAACCCGATCACCGGCACGCCCGGCCGCAATGCGGATCCGCGGTACGTCAACGCCGCCGCCAACGACTTCCGCCTGCAGCCGACCAGCCCGGCGATCGACTTCGGCACCGCGACCGAAGCGCCGACGACCGACTTCCTGAAGAACACGCGCGTGAACGCCCCCGACGCCGGCGCGTTCGAGTATCGCCCGGTGACGCTCTCGTCGGTTGTCAGCCGTAAGGTGCATGGGTCGGCTGGCACCTTCGACCTGACGCTGGCGATGGGTGGCGCCAACAGGACCGTAGAGCCGCGCCTTAACGGCGCCAGCCAGCTCGTCTTCACCTTCAGCGAGCCGGTGAAAGCTGTTGACGGCACGCTGAGCGGCAACGAGTTCTCAATCACCAACGCCACGTTCGCCTCGGCCAGCGTCAGTGGCAACACGCTCACGCTGAACCTGAGCAGCGTGGTCAACCAGCGCTATTCGGCCATCACCTTCTCGGGCCTGACCGGCCTATGGGGCAACCTGTTCAGTGGCGCGGCGACGCTGTCGGTCGGCAACCTTTTGGGCGACGTGAACGGCAACCGCAGCGTCACCGGATCCGACCAACTGCTGGTGAAAAACGGCCTGCTGCAACCGGTGACGAAGGCGAACTTCCTGATGGACCTGAACCTCAGCGGATCGATCACCGGGGCCGATCAACTGCTGGTCAAATCGCGATTGCTGGACCAGCTGCTCTGA